The Polypterus senegalus isolate Bchr_013 chromosome 1, ASM1683550v1, whole genome shotgun sequence genomic sequence CTGTGAGTGCGTAACAATTGTGCCTTGTGTTTCAGAAGCACCGTCCATGTCAAGATGCCTTAGACACTGCGGCACGAGTTGAGGGCCTCCCACTTGATGTCTCCATGCAATCCCATCTCAAGATGTTGGGAGAGGAGAGTCAGAAAAGTAAATACCACCAGAGCCTCAGTCAGCTGAAGCCTTTTCGTACCACTACTAAGTAAGTAAATGGTCCAGGGAAGGTGATTGGGTGGTGTGTAACCTATGGAGGTGGGAGATCAGGGTATTACACCAATGGAaagagcttaaaaaaaaaaagttaatttttaagcacaagaaaccattttccaacccacttttGTGTTTTCCAAAAATCACACACTTTGGAGAAAGCAACAGAAAGAAGTGGATACAAAATTGGGATTTCTTGGTAATTGGTTGTTTGACTTGGACAAATAGAGAAGGGAGAAGGTGTCTGAAGAGTAAGAGATATTTGGTTGAGTTATTTGGGTGGAAAAGTACAGAAGGCAGGAATAACACTAAAATTGAATGTCGCTCTGGGGTACAATACTTATTAATGGACAAGTTTGAGGAGACAAATTTTATTCTGTGGTAAATAAGATCTCCCCTCAGCACACTTTGATATAAGATCCCTGTTGACCTACAACGTGAAATAAACTTGTTTAATTCTTTCCTGCTGATGGTTTGcctgttacattttttcttcctGTTTATAGACACGAACATCCTGTTGACAATGCCGGTCTGTTCTCACTGATGACCTTCAGTTGGCTCACTCCCCTTGCATATAAAGCCTATCGGAAGGGAGAACTCTTTTTTGAGGATATCTGGATGTTGTCTAAGCTGGAGAGCTCGGAGTGTAACAGCCGCAGGTAGGGATGTCACATGACAGAATTTTGTATTCAATATCAACACCAGTGAAATTTCCTTATACTT encodes the following:
- the abcc5 gene encoding multidrug resistance-associated protein 5 isoform X4 encodes the protein MKDLDLGKDYVIPSPSYRGITCWSEERQLKSRYQPSKEQKHRPCQDALDTAARVEGLPLDVSMQSHLKMLGEESQKSKYHQSLSQLKPFRTTTKHEHPVDNAGLFSLMTFSWLTPLAYKAYRKGELFFEDIWMLSKLESSECNSRRLMRLWQTELQDHGSEGASLRRVVWKFCHTRLLISIVCLMVTQLAGFSGPLLDWIHYWDDSLIPI